Proteins from one Coleofasciculus sp. FACHB-1120 genomic window:
- a CDS encoding DUF1257 domain-containing protein, which produces MSHFSNIKTQIRNLGSLEAALTDLGIDWKSGPQTVRGYRGQTRTADVAIEQENGYDIGFSWNGQEYELVADLQYWQQTGSVERFLNRVTQRYAYHTVVKESAMQGFQVAEQKQNEDGSIRLVVQRWSA; this is translated from the coding sequence ATGTCACACTTTAGCAACATCAAAACTCAAATCCGGAATCTTGGCTCCTTAGAAGCCGCTTTAACCGACCTGGGAATAGATTGGAAATCTGGCCCGCAAACAGTGCGCGGCTATCGCGGTCAAACCCGTACTGCTGATGTTGCCATTGAGCAAGAAAATGGTTATGACATCGGCTTTAGTTGGAATGGTCAGGAATACGAACTCGTTGCTGACCTACAGTATTGGCAGCAAACGGGTTCTGTAGAGCGGTTTCTCAACCGAGTGACTCAGCGTTATGCTTACCACACGGTTGTTAAGGAATCTGCAATGCAGGGCTTCCAAGTTGCCGAGCAAAAACAAAATGAGGATGGTTCAATCCGTCTAGTTGTACAACGCTGGAGTGCCTAA
- a CDS encoding type II secretion system F family protein: protein MPTYIADVRDSKGAAKKDKIVADSLGSARDALREKWVSVANIKETQSFDLSKLNLQDIQTSLAKVTVKDKAVFSRQFAAMVNAGVAIVRCLGVLSEQCSNPKLKKALVEISSEVQQGVNLSDAMRKHPECFDNLYVSMVQAGEVGGVLDEVLNRLAKVLEDMARLQNQVKGAMAYPVAVGILAIIVFICMTVFLIPIFAGIFKDLGTELPALTLFMLWISDILRSWRIIIPIITFIVASFVYRQYYKTPVGRVTMDRFFLKMPLLGDLNEKSCVARFCRIFGTLTRSGVPILTCMDIVRDTAGNQVIANAVEAAKLDIQQGGMMSLALQKEQVFPILAIQMISIGEETGQLDAMMMKVADFYEDEVEQAVKALTSVLEPIMMVVLAGMVAVILLSMYLPMFAVFDKLG, encoded by the coding sequence ATGCCTACCTATATTGCTGATGTTCGGGACTCTAAAGGAGCCGCTAAGAAAGACAAAATTGTTGCCGACTCCCTTGGCAGCGCCCGCGACGCCCTACGCGAAAAATGGGTTTCTGTTGCAAATATCAAAGAAACTCAAAGCTTTGACCTGAGCAAATTAAACCTACAAGACATTCAAACTTCTTTAGCGAAGGTTACAGTCAAGGACAAAGCCGTCTTTTCTCGTCAATTTGCCGCAATGGTCAACGCCGGTGTGGCGATTGTTCGATGCTTGGGTGTGCTTTCCGAGCAATGTAGCAATCCTAAGCTCAAAAAAGCGCTTGTGGAAATTAGCTCTGAGGTTCAACAAGGTGTGAATCTCTCGGATGCGATGCGTAAACATCCAGAGTGTTTCGATAATCTCTACGTCAGTATGGTGCAAGCCGGTGAGGTCGGTGGTGTCCTCGATGAGGTACTCAACCGACTAGCCAAAGTCCTAGAGGATATGGCACGCCTGCAAAACCAAGTCAAAGGGGCAATGGCATATCCCGTAGCGGTGGGAATCTTGGCAATCATTGTCTTTATTTGTATGACGGTGTTTCTGATCCCGATCTTTGCTGGCATTTTCAAAGATTTGGGAACCGAATTGCCTGCTCTGACCCTGTTCATGCTGTGGATCAGCGACATCCTCAGAAGTTGGAGGATCATCATCCCTATCATTACTTTTATCGTTGCCTCTTTTGTTTACAGGCAGTATTACAAGACTCCGGTTGGTCGTGTGACGATGGATCGCTTTTTCTTGAAAATGCCGCTATTGGGTGACTTGAATGAGAAATCATGTGTTGCTCGTTTTTGCCGCATTTTTGGAACATTGACTCGTTCTGGAGTGCCCATTCTCACTTGTATGGATATTGTGAGAGATACGGCAGGGAACCAGGTGATTGCTAACGCGGTGGAAGCAGCCAAGCTAGACATTCAACAGGGTGGGATGATGAGCTTAGCTTTGCAAAAAGAGCAAGTTTTTCCAATACTGGCAATTCAGATGATTAGTATTGGAGAAGAGACAGGTCAGTTAGATGCCATGATGATGAAAGTGGCAGATTTCTATGAAGATGAGGTTGAGCAAGCGGTGAAAGCACTTACCAGCGTTCTCGAACCCATCATGATGGTGGTATTAGCGGGGATGGTAGCGGTGATTTTGCTTTCAATGTATCTCCCCATGTTTGCAGTGTTTGACAAACTAGGCTAA
- a CDS encoding saccharopine dehydrogenase-like oxidoreductase, with protein sequence MSAEQVTGSINSPTPIRVGVLGFGGLGQAAARVLAPKREMIWVAAADQKGYTYAAQGLDPDASIAIYQTRGSLGYLEPTGTLSSQSIQDLIEQAKPVDGYFLALPNLPNTFMASVARQFIQSGWRGVLVDAMKRTSAVEQLLELQEELLAAGITYLTGCGATPGLLTAAAALAAQSYAEIHSVKITFGVGIANWEAYRATIREDIAHLPGYDVERARAMSDAEVEALLDQTNGILALENMEHADDVMLELAGICPRDRVTVGGVVDTRNPKKPLSTNVQVTGRTFEGKISTHTFTLGDETSMAANVCGPAFGYLKAGVALHRRGIYGLFTAAEVMPQFVK encoded by the coding sequence ATGAGTGCAGAGCAAGTCACAGGTTCAATCAACTCCCCAACCCCCATTCGAGTGGGCGTCTTGGGCTTTGGTGGACTGGGGCAGGCTGCCGCCAGAGTGCTTGCGCCAAAACGCGAGATGATCTGGGTTGCAGCTGCTGACCAGAAAGGCTATACCTACGCCGCCCAAGGGTTAGATCCAGATGCCAGCATTGCGATTTACCAAACGAGAGGTTCGCTTGGCTATTTAGAGCCGACAGGCACCCTCAGTAGCCAGAGCATCCAGGACTTAATCGAACAGGCTAAGCCGGTAGATGGATATTTCCTAGCACTGCCCAATCTGCCCAATACCTTTATGGCGTCCGTGGCGCGGCAATTTATTCAATCTGGCTGGCGAGGGGTTCTGGTAGACGCCATGAAGCGTACTAGCGCTGTCGAGCAGCTACTGGAGCTACAAGAGGAACTTCTTGCCGCAGGAATTACTTATCTGACTGGCTGTGGGGCGACGCCTGGGTTGTTGACGGCAGCAGCGGCTCTTGCTGCCCAAAGTTATGCTGAAATCCACAGCGTCAAGATTACGTTTGGAGTCGGGATTGCGAATTGGGAAGCTTACCGAGCGACGATTCGGGAAGATATTGCCCATCTACCAGGCTACGATGTGGAACGCGCCAGAGCCATGAGCGATGCCGAAGTGGAAGCGTTACTGGATCAAACCAACGGCATCCTGGCTCTGGAGAATATGGAACACGCGGATGATGTAATGCTGGAGCTGGCTGGGATTTGTCCGCGCGATCGCGTTACGGTCGGCGGCGTCGTCGATACCCGCAATCCCAAAAAACCACTCAGCACAAATGTCCAAGTGACGGGTCGCACCTTTGAAGGCAAGATTTCTACCCATACCTTCACCCTTGGCGATGAAACCAGTATGGCAGCCAATGTCTGCGGTCCTGCCTTCGGCTATCTCAAAGCCGGAGTCGCACTCCATCGTCGAGGCATTTACGGTTTATTTACCGCCGCCGAAGTCATGCCGCAATTTGTCAAATAG
- a CDS encoding DUF2997 domain-containing protein, whose translation METLEFIIYPDGRVQEKVTGITGKSCAEVTAAIEAQLGLVLTQEPTSEFFASVIHQTAAATAGATYSEW comes from the coding sequence ATGGAAACGCTAGAGTTTATCATTTATCCGGATGGTCGGGTGCAGGAGAAAGTCACCGGAATTACTGGGAAATCCTGTGCCGAAGTGACTGCTGCGATTGAAGCCCAATTGGGACTGGTGCTAACTCAGGAACCGACTTCTGAATTTTTTGCCTCAGTAATTCATCAGACTGCGGCAGCAACAGCCGGGGCAACTTATAGCGAGTGGTAA